The stretch of DNA AAAGACGGAGTTAGTTTCTTCCCTTAGAAGGACCCCCACAAGGCCCTGTCCCACCTCCCTgacccctttcccttcctctgaGCAACAACCCCCCCTTCCCTGTGCACTGGGTCCCATGGGCACCCTGTATCCCCTCAGCTGCCCTGGGAGAGCCCCAGCTCTGCTATATCCTGGACGCCATCCTGTTTTTGTATGGTATTGTTCTTACCCTGCTCTACTGTCGACTCAAGGTAAGGCGGGCTGGGGCGGTCTAAGAACCGGACCCAGAAGTGGGAGGGTGGTGGCGGGAAGGGGAACCGAAGGGGTTCTCCATGGTTTGGAGGGAAAGGAGATGGGCCTCCAATTTCTCCTTTACTGATTGCCTTTCCCCCACTTCAGATCCAGGTCCGAAAGGCAGCTGTAGCCAGCCATGAGGTACGGAGTCTCCCACACCTGCGCGTCAACACTTTTTTCtaggctctcaaccttcctgggTTGCTAGCCTTAGGTCTGAGGCCTCTGGGAAGGCATGTGTTTTAGGCACTAACCTGCACCCTGCCCCTCACCTCAGGATGGGCAGCAGCCTGCCATCTAGTTGAGCTGCAAATAAAAGGTCTGGACAGGAAAGAATCAAGTAGAGGTAGCAATACATGAGAAAGTTGTGTGCTGTACTGTACTGTGTGTTTGTGGCCATGTGGGCACCCATAGCAGTCATGCAAGTGCTCCTAGCTCAAGGCAGCTAACACTAACCTTGACCCAGATACTCCCTGGGTGGGAAGGAAGCTGATGGGAGGCCCCGAAGAAGGTATTGGTCTCTAATGCCTTGCTCCTTTCATCTCCACAGAAATCAGAGGCTGTTTACACGGTAAGTGACCCTCTTTTCCCTATTtgagaggtcagaaaaggagTGACCTGGATAGGAATGGGGTCACCTGTGAGGTGGATGGGGGCCCTGTGGTGAGCTCCAACTCCTGATCATCCTTTGACTCTCCTGCAGGGCCTGAATACCCGGAACCAAGAGACATACGAGACTCTGAAGCATGAGAAACCACCCCAATAGCTTTAAAACATATGTCCTTGGtggcattttttttctgcttctagtTCTGTCTTAGCCTTCATGGTTGACATCACTATGCTACCTCCATGCTTGGGATGCTAGCTGACCTTACTCCCATAATGATGCTAGGCTCTAAATTAATGTACACCAGCAGTTCCTCGTCTCCATTAAAGACTTATTCACCGATGTTTATTGCttcattcctctttccttccctggtCCCCAACCCTTGCTAAACAGCAGAAAGGGATTACCTTCCAATAAAGCTGTCACAGATCTGACTCCACTCACTTTGTCATTTCTCATATATATTGGTTCAGTTTGTACAAAGCATTAGGGCTGAATGTTGAAGGTGCAGTTTTTGAATAAGGCAAACTCAGCTGCTGAGAGCACAGGACTTCAGGGctactttgctttttttgtttgtttgtttttctttttttttttttttttttggttttttttcgagacagggtttctctgtgtagctttgcgcctttcctgggactcacttggtagcccaggctggcctcgaactcacagagatccgcctggctctgcctcccgagtgctgggattaaaggcgtgcgccactaccgcccggcgtttgtttgtttttcaaaacagggtttccctgtgtaaccctggctgtcctggaactcgctctgtagaccaggctggcctcaaactcacagagatccacctgcctctgcctcctaagtgctgggattaaaggcgtgcgccaccaccaccaccaccaccaccactgaccTGGCTGCTTTGTTCTTCTGGGGTATGAATGCTGACTGTATCTACATGCGTGATAAGACCCTCGGTCTCTTGGTGCTCTGAGATGGAACTAGAGCAGGGAGCATTCTTACACTTTCACTCTGTGTTGGGAGTATAGATGTGTTTGGAGACATTGGAACCTAAAAAATCACACTTCTGTACTCAATGTAGCTTTTTGTGTCTGAAAAATGAATCATGATCGGTTTGTGGAGAAGCCTGTATGTCTAACCCAAAATAGTCACCAATCTAGATAATATCAGTCGAGCTTGTGCATGTTTGAGTTAGCATAGCTGGAAAGCTAAGCATGCAGAAGGAATGTGATGACAAGGATCATGTGACCCTCCTAGTGGAATATTTTATAAGGACAAGGAATTTTCAGGGGATTTGGGAGCAAGAAGAGCCTCAGAGAGAACCTCATAGAGGTTGGGGGTAGGAAAGGTCAAGGGGAACAAGCTGGGTCCAAATGGGAGGTCATTTCCTCCACAGTGGGTAGTCAAGGCATTCCCTGCCAATGACTGTCCTCTCCCCAGACTCCCCAGGAAGCTCTTCCTGGAGATGTTTAAGCCATGTAGGGTGCAGTGAGCTGGTCTCCAACCTGCCTGCCTTCTTCCAGAAAGGGCCAGAGTGTCCAAGCTCACTCCTGGCAATCCCCTGTGCCAGACAACACAGCACAGCATAGTGATTTATATTTTCAAGGTATTTTCctgttgtatcttttttttttttttttttttttttttttggtttttcaagacagggtttctttgtatagctttgcgcctttcctggaactcgctttggagaccaggctggcctcgaactcacagagatccgcctggctctgcctcccgagtgctgggattaaaggtgtgcgccaccactgcccggcccgtTGTATCGTTTTATCTGCTCACTAATTTGTATACGAAATTCAGACTTCGACATAGTAACTTGTCTAAGGTCACCTTGAAAGTAGAGACACCAACTTTCTTGTCTATATACATTGTTCTACATAAAACagaaagttttgttgttgttgttgttgtttttatattgGTTGTTcaaatgctggggattgaacctagggcttcacacatgctaggtaagggATCTACCATAAACTATATCCTTagccgttttgttttgttttccttttccttttgggTTGGTTTGTtggcttgctttgttttgagatagagtctatTTTGtggcgctggctgtcctggaactcccagctcctgggattaaaggccaccacacccagctaaatgAGGGGTTTTGAGTGAAGACACTAGAGTGCTCTGGGAGAAAAGGGTTAacctaaccttttttttttttttttttttttttttttttttttttttggttttttcgagacagggtttctctgtgtagctttgcgcctttcctggaactcgctttggagaccaggctggccttggaactcacagagatccacctgcctctgcctcccgggtgctgggattaaaggcgttcgccaccaccgcccggcttaacctAACCTTTTATTGTGGGATGACGGAAACACAGTGTTCCCCAGGATCAAAAGGAAAGATGGGCCCTTGAATCACACTGCagggttctttttatttttataattttggtttttcgaggcagggtttctctgtgtagttttggtgcctgtcctggatctcactctgtagaccaggcctggcctcgaactcgcagagatccgcctggctctgcctgctgagtgctgggattaaaggcgagtgccaccacctggctgcggggctctttttaaacaaaacaaaacaacaacaagggggctggagagatggctcagtggttaagagcactggctgctcttccaaaggtcctgagttcaattcccagcaaccacatggtggctcacaaccatctgtaatgagatctggtgccctctcctggcctgtagacatacatgcaggcaaacactgtatacataataaataaataaatctttaaaaaaaaaaaaacaaaaaaaaacaaacccatgaTCTTTTCATAGAAAGTTTAAGAAGAAATTCTGAGGGTTACCCTTGTTTCCTATGACCCCCAACTCAAGGGATTTTTGTCTGTGagtccttcattcctttcttggGTCCATGTCCTTCACTGATTCTGCAGAGCATCGTGGGGACACTCCTTGGGTTTGGTGACAAATCACAGGCATCTACTCTATCATGTCCATCATCTATTTCTTCAGTCCTTTCTTCCCAGGTCCCACCAAAACTCCCTTTCCCCTTTTAGAAACAGAttgatctttttctttcctcctcctcctcctccccgacTCGCTACTTCTCCCAATCACCCAAAGACACGAGACACAGCTTGATCCTTCTGCATTTATTGTAGAAAACCAGCAGAAGGTAGAGAGATTGGTTCTAGGGCAGGCCAGtagggcagctgaggcaggaggactggtgCCCGGGGACACCTCACTtagcagcagcaggagctgctTTCTCAAAGTTCATCCATTTGCTGAGGAAGTTCATCAGATCAGTTCCGGCTGTCTTGACCAGGGGGGTCAGCTGCTTCTGTGTCTTATCCAAGTAAGCCCTGGGGAGGGGAAGGACCAGAGGTTAGTGTGAAGGGCCCTAGTCACCGACAGGGTCTTCGTCGGTAGTGAAGGTCAGAGCAGACTGACGTATCCTGGTATATCAAAGTCTGTAAGAGGAGGCGTAGACCTTCCATGCAGCAGGGGATCAGACACTAGAGACGACGGGAGTCCAAGGTCCACTTCCTGCTGCCCCATCTGTCTGAGGAATACACTTAACCTATTGGGTAAGGGGGAATTTTTCTTCCCAGTTTAAACCTAATCTTCTGGAACCCCAGCCGCTGAGTGAAGATTCCCATGAGAATTCCTGTCTTCCTATTTTCTGCAGTCCTGGAGCCCTTGAGCCCTCTCCTGGAGACTTACCTGGCTTGGGTCTGAATCTCCGAGCTCTTGGCCTTTTCCATCAAGTCCTTGCCATAGTCAGCCACGGCCTGAAAATACTGACTGAACATGGTCGTCATATCCGGCTGTCCCGGCTCCTCTGCCTGCCTCCGAACCAAAGCCCCTACACAAACACATTTGCATGAGCTTTTCATTTGGATTTCCAGCAATGAATCTTGGTCTCCCCTCACACCCCACAAGATCCATCCCAGCTTTTAGTTCCTTCCTCACATTGGTGTCCTGCtaggtatttgttttttttttttttttttttctttagaaagggaatggccgggcggtggtggcgcacgcctttaatcccagcactcgggaggcagagccaggcggatctctgtgagttcgaggccagcctgggctacagagtgagttccaggaaaggcgcaaagctacacagagaaaccctgtctcgaaaaaccaaaaaaaaaaaaaaaaaaaaaaaaagatagaaagggaATGATCTTCCTCTTGAGTTCTGGTTGGCACACTCAGCTATAGAGGCACAAGAGAGTTGGGCAGCCAAGACCCCCAGCACCTTCTTCGCTTTGGTCTCCTTTCTCCGTGTTATGAACTCACCTTCCAGGCTACAGATGGTGACAAGCAGTGCAACCATTGCAAGCAGCTTCATGATGGCAGCAGTGAGGACGTGGCCTAGGAACCGAGCTGCTGGTGGGAAAGGACACTGAAGTCAGATGGGCTGTAGCCCCTTTCGgggatccccccacccccaccaggccAAACCTAAGTCTTTCCTTTTCCACGGTTAAAGTCTCATCCTCTTTACATGTTGCCCACATCTCCCGCTCCCTCATCATACCTGTTCAGTGTCGCTGTCCTTGGCGTCTACACCGGGCCTGACAGGAGGCAGGGGCTATATACACATCCACTTCCCCACCCTGTCAGGTGACACAGAGAAGAGCAAGTCCAGAGGGGGCAGAGATCATGCCGGAGTAAACAAGTTGGAGAGACGGATGGAAGAACAAGCCAAAGGGGTGCTTGGTGTTAGAATGAGAGGCAGGGGGTATAAACTCTCATGAAGACCAAGATCTGCTTATGATTTATTCTTTTGGGGCCGAGGGCTGAAGTTGATGGGTTAATGTGTAGCAGGGACTCAGGATTCTAAGTGGTTTCTCTGGAAAGCTCTGACATGAAGCCCTTAACCCTTGTTATCTTTACCTCATAATGGATGGACTGCATTCCCCCAACCCCACACCCCCTCATAGCAACTTGGCAAAGAGGTATTTGGgaacaaaagaaaggaggaagaagctaGGCatgtggtgcgtgcctttaatcccagcactgggaaggcagaggcagactgatctctgtgaatttgaggccagcctggtctacacagtgagttctagggttacatagagagatcctgtctaaaaaaattaaaaaataaaaaaataaaaaaaaggaaagaaaaagaaaataaataagggaAAAGGAGTGGTGGGGAATGGGGCTTAGGGGAATACAAGCCAGAACAGGTACAGCTGACTCTGTCCCTTTTTGAGTTAATGTGTAATGAGACAGGAAGAGGGGCATGAGAATGTAGAGTAACACTCCTGGGTTCTTATCGATGAGAATACCCTACCCCCGcaaaaaacaaattcagaaaaatagCCTCTGCCCTCCTGCTCCCAAATGCAATAGTCAAGAGGTTTCTGTCCAGGTCGAAGGTGCCTGGTCATTTGATCACCTTATCAGTGAGGTCCTGGCCCTTGGCCCAGCTCTAATTGTGTGGGAGGACAGAGGCACATTCCCTAGACCCAGAGCTTTCCTGTGGATTAGCTAAGTAGAGACTGAAATCTTTCACCCTTTGCGCGTAAAGCTTACCCTATGTGCACTGGAACATACGGGGTGGAAGTGTGGGAGCTAGTGAGGGGGTGCAAAACCATGACTAAGAAATCGTTCCCCTTTCCAGCTCTCCTCTTGTGAAGCGGTTCTAGGGGCACACTACCGCTTGCCCCTGGCcccggggggtgggtgggtgggggaggaagagtgTTAAGTACAGGCTGTAGTCGTCTTCCTGGATTTTATTAGTCCTTTAAGGACTAACTAGAGAGGGCAGCTGCTTCAGAAATTAGTTCTGCCCACAACCCGCCCGCCTCCCTCAAACCTCACAATCATTCCACTTCTAACAAGAAGGCAAGGCATGTGGAATTCCAGAGTcgggagggagtggagggagggttCTGTTTTCCAGGGGAGAGCTGTGTTTGTGAGCAGCAGTCCTTAGGAGATGTGTGGTGGAGGGCCGTGGGGATTCCCCCAGAGGATTTCAGGAAGGTTGAGAGTAATGGGAACTAGGTTTTCACAATCCCTGAGCGTCTCTTCACAAAATACGTCTCCAAACTCAAACGGTAGTTTCACTTTTCTCGTGTCCGGTTCAAGGAGCTCCAGTGGTGCAAGCGACAAAAATGCTCCCTCTAGTGTCTTGAGTGCTCAAAAGTTTAT from Peromyscus eremicus chromosome 15, PerEre_H2_v1, whole genome shotgun sequence encodes:
- the Fcer1g gene encoding high affinity immunoglobulin epsilon receptor subunit gamma, whose amino-acid sequence is MMPAVVLLLLLLVEQAAALGEPQLCYILDAILFLYGIVLTLLYCRLKIQVRKAAVASHEKSEAVYTGLNTRNQETYETLKHEKPPQ
- the Apoa2 gene encoding apolipoprotein A-II, whose product is MKLLAMVALLVTICSLEGALVRRQAEEPGQPDMTTMFSQYFQAVADYGKDLMEKAKSSEIQTQARAYLDKTQKQLTPLVKTAGTDLMNFLSKWMNFEKAAPAAAK